In one Gossypium hirsutum isolate 1008001.06 chromosome D09, Gossypium_hirsutum_v2.1, whole genome shotgun sequence genomic region, the following are encoded:
- the LOC107892164 gene encoding cytochrome P450 94B3, whose translation MEILTSLFSVPTLKFVFISVFFSWLHVMLCKICKAPKLPADGPPTYPILGCLISFYKNRHRLLDWYTELLTESATNTVVINRFGAPRTIVTTSSKNVEYVLKTNFNNFPKGKPFTEILGDFLGYGIFNVDGELWRMQRKLASHVFSTSFLREFMMSTLKDEVENNLLPLLESLAETSKVVDLQELLKRLAFNMICKVSLGVDRCCLDPSQPVSPLNEAFDTASKISAKRGAAPLFLVWKVKKWVGVRSEKRLKNAVEEVRTYVEGIIRGKKRKIDESGENHGEDLLSRLISAGNDKEVTRDMVISFIMAGRDTTSAAMTWLFWLLSCHPVIEKELVKEINNREKILLDYESLNKELKLLKASLCESMRLYPPVPWDSKHAMADDLLPDGTPVQAGDRVTYFPYGMGRMEALWGEDWYEFRPSRWFVEPASYHEGSLKKVCPYKFPVFQAGPRVCLGKEMAFIQMNYVAASILRRFEIKPVVSEKPVFMPLLTAHMAGGLKVVIQKRDHSR comes from the coding sequence ATGGAAATATTAACGTCCCTCTTTAGTGTTCCGACCCTCAAGTTTGTGTTCATATCAGTGTTTTTCTCTTGGTTGCATGTAATGTTATGTAAAATCTGCAAAGCACCAAAATTGCCAGCAGATGGCCCCCCAACATATCCTATACTCGGCTGCTTGATTTCCTTCTATAAAAACCGCCATCGTTTGTTAGATTGGTATACGGAGCTCCTCACAGAATCAGCCACAAATACAGTTGTCATCAACCGGTTCGGTGCTCCAAGAACTATCGTGACAACAAGCTCTAAGAATGTTGAATACGTGCTGAAAACCAACTTCAATAATTTCCCTAAAGGCAAGCCTTTCACTGAAATACTAGGTGATTTTCTTGGCTACGGGATATTCAATGTGGATGGTGAGCTTTGGCGGATGCAAAGGAAGTTAGCAAGCCATGTTTTCAGCACCAGTTTTTTGAGAGAATTTATGATGAGTACATTGAAGGACGAGGTCGAAAATAATTTGTTACCTTTGTTAGAGTCATTAGCTGAGACATCAAAAGTGGTGGACCTGCAGGAGTTGCTAAAAAGACTTGCGTTTAATATGATCTGCAAGGTCTCGTTAGGGGTGGATCGTTGTTGTTTAGATCCTTCTCAGCCTGTTTCGCCTCTCAATGAAGCTTTCGACACGGCATCAAAGATATCCGCCAAGCGTGGAGCAGCTCCTTTGTTCTTGGTTTGGAAGGTTAAGAAATGGGTTGGGGTCAGATCAGAGAAACGGCTCAAGAATGCCGTGGAGGAAGTCCGTACATATGTTGAGGGAATCATTCGTGGCAAGAAGAGAAAGATTGATGAAAGTGGAGAGAATCATGGTGAAGACCTCTTGTCGAGGTTGATATCAGCAGGCAATGATAAGGAAGTGACAAGAGATATGGTCATAAGCTTCATCATGGCAGGAAGGGATACAACTTCAGCAGCAATGACATGGCTCTTCTGGTTGCTTTCCTGCCATCCAGTTATAGAGAAAGAGCTTGTGAAAGAGATAAACAATAGGGAGAAAATCTTGTTAGATTATGAATCATTGAATAAGGaacttaaattgttaaaagcaTCTCTTTGTGAATCCATGAGGCTTTATCCACCAGTGCCCTGGGACTCCAAGCATGCCATGGCGGATGACTTGTTGCCTGATGGCACTCCGGTCCAGGCAGGAGATAGGGTGACCTATTTTCCCTACGGAATGGGGAGGATGGAAGCATTGTGGGGGGAAGACTGGTATGAATTCAGACCAAGCCGATGGTTTGTCGAACCAGCAAGCTACCATGAAGGATCACTAAAGAAGGTTTGTCCATACAAGTTCCCAGTTTTTCAGGCCGGTCCAAGAGTTTGTCTTGGGAAGGAAATGGCTTTCATTCAGATGAACTATGTGGCAGCTTCCATACTTAGACGGTTTGAAATCAAACCGGTTGTTTCAGAAAAGCCAGTCTTCATGCCAC